The following coding sequences are from one Candidatus Nanopelagicus hibericus window:
- a CDS encoding 3-hydroxyacyl-CoA dehydrogenase NAD-binding domain-containing protein produces MAEVLAGAPDEVVTKAILQLVSLQPFGNSGKLALITLDNGLDYNRPNTFGAASLASLASAIDEAQKSEAVAIAVTGKPFIFAAGADLSAMSFLKDKSQAIAIGDLGHEVFLKLYESKKPTFAFINGLALGGGLEVGLNCHYRTLSSTAFTALPECFLGLVPGWGGATLLPKLIGPENAVQVIIVNALNNNTMMKAKDALSLGVVDAVYQPVDFLENSVKFVADILNGTKKIERKDYSKDSAGFEKAVSIGKAAVAKKYSGAQIPSPLAALELIKSAQSNSVRDGFAAETKVLADLVMSDSLRASLYAFNLIQKKRKKVEGAPKPAVARKVSKVGVVGAGLMAAQLALLMLRNLKVPVVITDLDQERVDKGLSWIKNEIQKLVDKKRDSPEGAARLLSNISGSVDQKVFANADFVIEAIFEELSLKQKLFKDLELIITPECVLATNTSSLSVEAMSEGLKHPERVVGFHFFNPVAVMPLLEVARTSKTDDATTATAINVGKELKKTMVIVKDAPAFVVNRLLTRFMGEVTDAIDEGTPYEVADAAMAPLGFPMSSLELLGLVGPGVALHVAQTLNKNLGPRYKVSPTMQRFVKESVKTFYIKDANGANTVNPAALALLEKGNSPSTSDQVRRRALEALALEAKMMLDEKVVATPQEIDICMLLGSGWPMHLGGILPYLDREGISEAVCGSRFHPPAVASLP; encoded by the coding sequence CGATAGATGAGGCGCAAAAATCTGAAGCGGTTGCGATTGCAGTGACTGGTAAACCATTTATTTTTGCAGCAGGTGCTGATCTATCTGCAATGTCTTTTTTGAAGGATAAATCCCAAGCAATTGCCATCGGTGATCTTGGACATGAAGTGTTTTTAAAATTGTATGAAAGTAAGAAACCAACCTTTGCATTTATAAATGGTTTAGCTTTGGGTGGGGGCTTAGAGGTGGGCTTGAATTGCCACTATCGCACACTCTCTTCTACTGCATTTACTGCATTACCTGAATGCTTTTTAGGATTGGTTCCAGGATGGGGCGGGGCAACATTGCTACCAAAGTTGATTGGTCCTGAAAATGCGGTGCAAGTAATAATTGTCAATGCATTAAACAACAACACCATGATGAAAGCAAAGGATGCTTTATCACTGGGCGTGGTAGATGCGGTTTACCAGCCGGTAGATTTCTTAGAAAATTCAGTTAAGTTTGTGGCTGATATTTTAAATGGAACGAAAAAAATTGAACGTAAGGATTACAGCAAGGATTCTGCTGGTTTTGAAAAAGCTGTCTCCATCGGCAAAGCAGCGGTTGCAAAAAAATATAGTGGCGCCCAAATTCCATCACCACTTGCAGCACTTGAATTAATTAAATCTGCTCAAAGCAACTCAGTAAGGGATGGGTTTGCAGCAGAGACTAAAGTTTTAGCAGATCTGGTAATGAGTGATTCACTTCGTGCATCCTTATATGCTTTTAATTTAATTCAGAAAAAGCGCAAAAAGGTTGAAGGAGCACCGAAGCCTGCGGTGGCAAGAAAGGTTTCCAAGGTTGGTGTTGTGGGCGCGGGGCTTATGGCCGCACAGTTGGCGTTGTTAATGCTTCGTAATCTTAAGGTTCCAGTGGTAATTACCGACTTAGATCAAGAGCGAGTGGATAAGGGTTTGAGCTGGATTAAAAATGAAATTCAAAAATTAGTTGATAAAAAACGAGATTCACCTGAAGGTGCTGCCAGATTGCTCTCAAATATCTCTGGTTCAGTTGACCAAAAGGTATTTGCCAATGCTGATTTTGTGATTGAGGCAATTTTCGAGGAGCTATCACTTAAACAGAAATTATTTAAAGATCTTGAATTAATCATTACGCCAGAGTGTGTTTTAGCAACTAATACCTCATCTTTATCAGTTGAGGCAATGAGTGAAGGATTAAAACATCCAGAACGGGTAGTGGGATTTCACTTCTTTAATCCAGTGGCGGTGATGCCACTATTAGAAGTGGCAAGAACTAGTAAGACTGATGATGCCACCACCGCTACTGCAATTAATGTCGGCAAAGAGCTGAAGAAGACAATGGTTATCGTAAAAGATGCGCCAGCATTTGTCGTAAATCGCTTATTGACTAGATTTATGGGTGAGGTAACCGATGCAATTGATGAGGGGACTCCGTACGAGGTAGCGGATGCTGCAATGGCTCCCCTTGGTTTTCCTATGTCCTCACTTGAATTACTTGGCTTAGTAGGCCCTGGCGTTGCTTTGCATGTTGCGCAAACTTTAAATAAGAATCTAGGACCGAGATATAAGGTCTCACCTACCATGCAAAGATTTGTAAAAGAGAGTGTCAAAACTTTCTATATTAAGGATGCAAATGGCGCGAACACTGTCAATCCTGCTGCCTTAGCACTACTTGAAAAAGGTAATTCACCATCGACCTCAGATCAGGTTAGAAGGCGAGCCCTTGAAGCTTTAGCCCTTGAAGCAAAGATGATGCTAGATGAAAAAGTTGTTGCAACTCCACAAGAGATTGATATTTGTATGTTACTTGGCTCAGGCTGGCCTATGCATTTAGGTGGGATCTTGCCGTATTTGGATCGTGAAGGAATTAGCGAAGCGGTTTGCGGCTCTCGTTTTCACCCTCCGGCAGTTGCATCTCTTCCTTAA